A region from the Sorex araneus isolate mSorAra2 chromosome 6, mSorAra2.pri, whole genome shotgun sequence genome encodes:
- the NFKB1 gene encoding nuclear factor NF-kappa-B p105 subunit isoform X2 → MAEDDPYVRVTEPIFPMEPLNPAFFHPELYQAEMALPTDGPYLQILEQPKQRGFRFRYVCEGPSHGGLPGASSEKNKKSYPQVKICNYVGPAKVIVQLVTNGKSVHLHAHSLVGKHCEDGVCTVAAGPKDMVVGFANLGILHVTKKKVFETLEARMSEACIRGYNPGLLVHPDLAYLQAEGAGDRRLTDSEKEVIRQAALQQTKEMDLSVVRLMFTAFLPDSTGSFTRRLEPVVSDAIYDSKAPNASNLKIVRMDRTAGCVTGGEEIYLLCDKVQKDDIQIRFYEEQENGGVWEGFGDFSPTDVHRQFAIVFKTPKYRDVTITKPASVFVQLRRKSDLETSEPKPFLYYPEIKDKEEVQRKRQKLMPNFSDNFGGGPGAGPGGMYGGGGGSGTGGTGPGYGFPPYGFATYGGITFHAGAAKSSAGMKHEAADTPCERVPGGGCEQGDDTEAAPVPCAAEATAGSGSQGRGDEGARRCPAEVQEGPTQGLDALFLEKALQLAKRHANALFNYAVTGDVKMLLAEQRHLATVQDESGDSVLHLAIIHLHAQLVKDLLEVTAGLVCEDLVNLRNNLYQTPLHLAVLTEQPDVVEALLGAGADPGLLDRSGDSALHLAAKAGLDQVLSVLLRHQGAGPLLDLPNGDGLTALHAAVLSDSLPCLLLLLAAGADVDAQERKAGRTALHLAVERDLLPLAGCLLLDGAACVDSATFDGTTPLHIAAGRGSAWLTALLTAAGADPCVENFEPLYDLDDAWGEDGKDEETVPGTTPLDMATTWQVFDILNGKPYTPAVSQAELLVQGDVKRLPEDTKARLYELLQQPEPDKNWATLSQKLGLGVLNHAFRLSPAPPKTLMDNYEVSGGTVRELLQALRQMGYAEAVRLVQAAFCPQGSPAQPPPATTTPGPRPPASPACTRPPQMDELCDSGVETSLHTLSFTDTLTATALPERQQDGPLEGTV, encoded by the exons ATCTGCAACTACGTGGGGCCGGCCAAGGTGATCGTGCAGCTGGTGACCAACGGCAAGAGCGTCCACCTGCACGCGCACAGCCTGGTGGGGAAGCACTGCGAGGACGGCGTCTGCACCGTGGCCGCCGGGCCCAAGGACATGGTGGTGGG CTTCGCCAACCTGGGCATCCTGCACGTGACCAAGAAGAAGGTGTTCGAGACCCTGGAGGCGCGCATGAGCGAGGCCTGCATCCGCGGCTACAACCCCGGGCTACTGGTGCACCCCGACCTGGCCTACCTGCAGGCGGAGGGCGCCGGCGACCGGCGGCTCACAG ACAGCGAGAAGGAGGTCATCCGCCAGGCCGCCCTGCAGCAGACCAAGGAGATGGACCTCAGCGTGGTGCGCCTCATGTTCACGGCCTTCCTCCCGGACAGCACCGGCAGCTTCACGCGGCGCCTGGAGCCGGTGGTGTCCGACGCCATCTACGACAGCA AGGCGCCCAACGCGTCCAACCTGAAGATCGTGAGGATGGACAGGACGGCCGGCTGCGTGACGGGCGGGGAGGAGATTTACCTTCTCTGCGACAAGGTTCAGAAAG atgacatccAGATCCGCTTCTACGAGGAGCAGGAGAACGGCGGCGTCTGGGAAGGCTTCGGCGACTTCTCCCCCACCGACGTGCACAGACAG TTCGCCATCGTGTTCAAGACGCCCAAGTACAGGGACGTCACCATCACGAAGCCGGCCTCCGTGTTCGTCCAGCTGCGCCGGAAGTCAGACCTGGAGACCAGCGAGCCGAAGCCCTTCCTCTACTACCCCGAGATCAAAG ACAAGGAGGAGGTGCAGAGGAAGCGGCAGAAGCTCATGCCCAACTTCTCGGACAACTTCGgcgggggccccggggcggggcccggcggcaTGTACGGCGGCGGAGGCGGCAGCGGGACCGGCGGCACCGGGCCAG GCTACGGCTTCCCCCCCTACGGATTCGCTACCTACGGGGGCATCACCTTCCATGCGGGCGCCGCCAAGTCCAGCGCGGGCATGAAGCACG AGGCCGCAGACACGCCCTGCGAGAGGGTGCCCGGTGGCGGCTGTGAGCAGGGGGACGACACCGAGGCTGCTCCTGTCCCCTGCGCCGCCGAAGCCACAGCGGGCTCTGGGAGCCAGGGCAGAGGGGACGAGGGGGCGCGGCGCTGCCCGGCGGAGGTGCAGGAGGGGCCCACGCAGGGCCTGG ACGCCCTCTTCCTGGAGAAGGCGCTGCAGCTGGCCAAGAGGCACGCCAACGCCCTGTTCAACTACGCGGTGACCGGGGACGTGAAGATGCTGCTGGCCGAGCAGCGCCACCTCGCCACCGTGCAGGACGAGAGCGGGGACAG TGTCCTGCACCTGGCCATCATCCACCTGCACGCCCAGCTTGTGAAGGACCTGCTGGAGGTGACGGCGGGGCTGGTGTGCGAGGACCTCGTGAACCTGCGGAACAACCTCTACCAG ACGCCcctgcacctggcggtgctcaccgAGCAGCCGGACGTGGTGGAGGCCCTGCTGGGCGCCGGCGCCGACCCCGGCCTCCTGGACCGCTCCGGGGACTCGGCGCTGCACCTGGCCGCCAAGGCCGGCCTGGACCAGGTGCTGAGCGTCCTCCTGCGGCACCAGGGCGCCGGGCCGCTGCTGGACCTGCCCAACGGCGACG GCCTCACGGCCCTGCACGCCGCCGTGCTGAGCGAcagcctgccctgcctgctgctgctgctggccgcgGGCGCCGACGTGGACGCGCAGGAGCGCAAGGCGGGGCGCACGGCGCTGCACCTGGCCGTGGAGCGCGACCTCCTCCCGCTGGCCGGCTGCCTGCTGCTGGAC GGCGCCGCCTGCGTGGACAGCGCCACCTTCGACGGCACCACGCCCCTGCACATCGCGGCAGGCAGGGGCTCCGCGTGGCTGACCGCCCTGCTCACGGCCGCGG GGGCGGACCCTTGTGTGGAGAACTTTGAGCCCCTCTACGACCTGGATGACGCGTGGGGAGAGGACGGCAAGGATGAGGAGACGGTGCCCGGGACCACACCGCTGGACATGGCCACCACCTGGCAG GTGTTCGACATCCTGAACGGGAAGCCCTACACCCCCGCCGTCTCCCAGGCCGAGCTGCTGGTGCAGG gagacGTGAAGCGGCTGCCCGAGGACACCAAGGCCAGGCTGTACGAGCTGCTGCAGCAGCCCGAGCCCGACAAGAACTGGGCCACGCTGTCCCAGAAGCTGGGCCTGGGGGTGCTGAACCACGCCTTCCGGCTGAGCCCCGCGCCCCCCAAGACGCTCATGGACAACTACGAG gtctCGGGGGGCACCGTCCGGGAGCTGCTGCAGGCCCTGCGCCAGATGGGCTACGCCGAGGCCGTGCGGCTGGTGCAGGCGGCCTTCTGCCCCCAGGGGAGCCCGGCGCAGCCCCCACCGGCCACCACCACCCCGGGCCCCCGGCCACCCGCATCCCCTGCCTGCACGCGGCCACCGCAGATGG ACGAGCTGTGTGACAGCGGCGTGGAGACGTCCTTGCACACGCTCAGCTTCACGGACACGCTGACGGCCACAGCACTGCCCGAGCGCCAGCAGGACGGGCCCCTTGAGGGCACGGTCTAG
- the NFKB1 gene encoding nuclear factor NF-kappa-B p105 subunit isoform X1: MAEDDPYVRVTEPIFPMEPLNPAFFHPELYQAEMALPTADGPYLQILEQPKQRGFRFRYVCEGPSHGGLPGASSEKNKKSYPQVKICNYVGPAKVIVQLVTNGKSVHLHAHSLVGKHCEDGVCTVAAGPKDMVVGFANLGILHVTKKKVFETLEARMSEACIRGYNPGLLVHPDLAYLQAEGAGDRRLTDSEKEVIRQAALQQTKEMDLSVVRLMFTAFLPDSTGSFTRRLEPVVSDAIYDSKAPNASNLKIVRMDRTAGCVTGGEEIYLLCDKVQKDDIQIRFYEEQENGGVWEGFGDFSPTDVHRQFAIVFKTPKYRDVTITKPASVFVQLRRKSDLETSEPKPFLYYPEIKDKEEVQRKRQKLMPNFSDNFGGGPGAGPGGMYGGGGGSGTGGTGPGYGFPPYGFATYGGITFHAGAAKSSAGMKHEAADTPCERVPGGGCEQGDDTEAAPVPCAAEATAGSGSQGRGDEGARRCPAEVQEGPTQGLDALFLEKALQLAKRHANALFNYAVTGDVKMLLAEQRHLATVQDESGDSVLHLAIIHLHAQLVKDLLEVTAGLVCEDLVNLRNNLYQTPLHLAVLTEQPDVVEALLGAGADPGLLDRSGDSALHLAAKAGLDQVLSVLLRHQGAGPLLDLPNGDGLTALHAAVLSDSLPCLLLLLAAGADVDAQERKAGRTALHLAVERDLLPLAGCLLLDGAACVDSATFDGTTPLHIAAGRGSAWLTALLTAAGADPCVENFEPLYDLDDAWGEDGKDEETVPGTTPLDMATTWQVFDILNGKPYTPAVSQAELLVQGDVKRLPEDTKARLYELLQQPEPDKNWATLSQKLGLGVLNHAFRLSPAPPKTLMDNYEVSGGTVRELLQALRQMGYAEAVRLVQAAFCPQGSPAQPPPATTTPGPRPPASPACTRPPQMDELCDSGVETSLHTLSFTDTLTATALPERQQDGPLEGTV; encoded by the exons ATCTGCAACTACGTGGGGCCGGCCAAGGTGATCGTGCAGCTGGTGACCAACGGCAAGAGCGTCCACCTGCACGCGCACAGCCTGGTGGGGAAGCACTGCGAGGACGGCGTCTGCACCGTGGCCGCCGGGCCCAAGGACATGGTGGTGGG CTTCGCCAACCTGGGCATCCTGCACGTGACCAAGAAGAAGGTGTTCGAGACCCTGGAGGCGCGCATGAGCGAGGCCTGCATCCGCGGCTACAACCCCGGGCTACTGGTGCACCCCGACCTGGCCTACCTGCAGGCGGAGGGCGCCGGCGACCGGCGGCTCACAG ACAGCGAGAAGGAGGTCATCCGCCAGGCCGCCCTGCAGCAGACCAAGGAGATGGACCTCAGCGTGGTGCGCCTCATGTTCACGGCCTTCCTCCCGGACAGCACCGGCAGCTTCACGCGGCGCCTGGAGCCGGTGGTGTCCGACGCCATCTACGACAGCA AGGCGCCCAACGCGTCCAACCTGAAGATCGTGAGGATGGACAGGACGGCCGGCTGCGTGACGGGCGGGGAGGAGATTTACCTTCTCTGCGACAAGGTTCAGAAAG atgacatccAGATCCGCTTCTACGAGGAGCAGGAGAACGGCGGCGTCTGGGAAGGCTTCGGCGACTTCTCCCCCACCGACGTGCACAGACAG TTCGCCATCGTGTTCAAGACGCCCAAGTACAGGGACGTCACCATCACGAAGCCGGCCTCCGTGTTCGTCCAGCTGCGCCGGAAGTCAGACCTGGAGACCAGCGAGCCGAAGCCCTTCCTCTACTACCCCGAGATCAAAG ACAAGGAGGAGGTGCAGAGGAAGCGGCAGAAGCTCATGCCCAACTTCTCGGACAACTTCGgcgggggccccggggcggggcccggcggcaTGTACGGCGGCGGAGGCGGCAGCGGGACCGGCGGCACCGGGCCAG GCTACGGCTTCCCCCCCTACGGATTCGCTACCTACGGGGGCATCACCTTCCATGCGGGCGCCGCCAAGTCCAGCGCGGGCATGAAGCACG AGGCCGCAGACACGCCCTGCGAGAGGGTGCCCGGTGGCGGCTGTGAGCAGGGGGACGACACCGAGGCTGCTCCTGTCCCCTGCGCCGCCGAAGCCACAGCGGGCTCTGGGAGCCAGGGCAGAGGGGACGAGGGGGCGCGGCGCTGCCCGGCGGAGGTGCAGGAGGGGCCCACGCAGGGCCTGG ACGCCCTCTTCCTGGAGAAGGCGCTGCAGCTGGCCAAGAGGCACGCCAACGCCCTGTTCAACTACGCGGTGACCGGGGACGTGAAGATGCTGCTGGCCGAGCAGCGCCACCTCGCCACCGTGCAGGACGAGAGCGGGGACAG TGTCCTGCACCTGGCCATCATCCACCTGCACGCCCAGCTTGTGAAGGACCTGCTGGAGGTGACGGCGGGGCTGGTGTGCGAGGACCTCGTGAACCTGCGGAACAACCTCTACCAG ACGCCcctgcacctggcggtgctcaccgAGCAGCCGGACGTGGTGGAGGCCCTGCTGGGCGCCGGCGCCGACCCCGGCCTCCTGGACCGCTCCGGGGACTCGGCGCTGCACCTGGCCGCCAAGGCCGGCCTGGACCAGGTGCTGAGCGTCCTCCTGCGGCACCAGGGCGCCGGGCCGCTGCTGGACCTGCCCAACGGCGACG GCCTCACGGCCCTGCACGCCGCCGTGCTGAGCGAcagcctgccctgcctgctgctgctgctggccgcgGGCGCCGACGTGGACGCGCAGGAGCGCAAGGCGGGGCGCACGGCGCTGCACCTGGCCGTGGAGCGCGACCTCCTCCCGCTGGCCGGCTGCCTGCTGCTGGAC GGCGCCGCCTGCGTGGACAGCGCCACCTTCGACGGCACCACGCCCCTGCACATCGCGGCAGGCAGGGGCTCCGCGTGGCTGACCGCCCTGCTCACGGCCGCGG GGGCGGACCCTTGTGTGGAGAACTTTGAGCCCCTCTACGACCTGGATGACGCGTGGGGAGAGGACGGCAAGGATGAGGAGACGGTGCCCGGGACCACACCGCTGGACATGGCCACCACCTGGCAG GTGTTCGACATCCTGAACGGGAAGCCCTACACCCCCGCCGTCTCCCAGGCCGAGCTGCTGGTGCAGG gagacGTGAAGCGGCTGCCCGAGGACACCAAGGCCAGGCTGTACGAGCTGCTGCAGCAGCCCGAGCCCGACAAGAACTGGGCCACGCTGTCCCAGAAGCTGGGCCTGGGGGTGCTGAACCACGCCTTCCGGCTGAGCCCCGCGCCCCCCAAGACGCTCATGGACAACTACGAG gtctCGGGGGGCACCGTCCGGGAGCTGCTGCAGGCCCTGCGCCAGATGGGCTACGCCGAGGCCGTGCGGCTGGTGCAGGCGGCCTTCTGCCCCCAGGGGAGCCCGGCGCAGCCCCCACCGGCCACCACCACCCCGGGCCCCCGGCCACCCGCATCCCCTGCCTGCACGCGGCCACCGCAGATGG ACGAGCTGTGTGACAGCGGCGTGGAGACGTCCTTGCACACGCTCAGCTTCACGGACACGCTGACGGCCACAGCACTGCCCGAGCGCCAGCAGGACGGGCCCCTTGAGGGCACGGTCTAG